One window of Scheffersomyces stipitis CBS 6054 chromosome 1, whole genome shotgun sequence genomic DNA carries:
- the YMN1 gene encoding quinone oxidoreductase (quinone oxidoreductase (QOR2)), protein MSIPKESTCFIVNEQPYAKVNFDLNDEKSTFKLTTKPLREIQNGELLIKTIYLSNDPTQRAWIQKGMKADRMYVELVGKNQIMRSVGIGQVVQSKLEGYQPGDYVNCVLNWSDYAIIKKDAIYNKITNKSIPLTQYLDVLGTTGITAYVALQKVISLKSTDTVVISAASGATGSMCVQIAKKVVGCKKVIGISGSEDKCKWVESLGADVCVNYKSPTFAKDMSAALGKEKFCDVYMDSVGGKILDVMLGLTKPFGTILACGAIAGYNDFKSSMIANWPQIITNRLTVKGFIVLDFKDSYPEAIQAILKWIKEGKVIANESSFTVVDLTSPGDFKKIPETWGLLFSDKKGPGKLLTKIGSSKL, encoded by the coding sequence ATGTCTATTCCAAAAGAGTCAACCTGCTTTATAGTCAACGAACAGCCTTATGCCAAGGTCAACTTCGATCTCAATGACGAAAAGAGCACTTTCAAGTTAACTACCAAACCATTGAGggaaattcaaaatggcGAGTTGCTCATCAAAACCATCTACCTCTCCAACGACCCTACACAAAGAGCATGGATCCAGAAAGGAATGAAGGCAGACAGAATGTATGTGGAGCTTGTGGGGAAGAATCAGATTATGAGATCAGTGGGAATTGGCCAAGTAGTTCAGTCAAAACTTGAAGGGTACCAGCCAGGTGACTATGTTAACTGCGTTTTAAACTGGTCTGACTATGCTATTATCAAAAAGGATGCCATCTACAATAAAATCACGAATAAATCGATTCCGTTGACCCAATATTTGGATGTATTGGGAACTACTGGGATCACGGCTTACGTTGCTCTTCAGAAGGTTATAAGCTTGAAATCAACAGATACCGTAGTCATCTCTGCCGCTTCTGGTGCTACAGGGAGTATGTGTGTACAGATAGCCAAGAAGGTCgttgggtgcaaaaaggTGATTGGAATTTCAGGCTCAGAAGATAAGTGCAAGTGGGTTGAAAGTTTAGGTGCAGATGTCTGTGTCAACTACAAAAGCCCTACCTTTGCCAAAGACATGAGTGCTGCACTTGGAAAGGAGAAGTTCTGTGACGTCTACATGGACAGTGTCGGCGGAAAAATCTTGGACGTTATGTTGGGCTTGACCAAGCCATTTGGTACAATTCTTGCCTGTGGAGCCATTGCAGGATACAATGACTTCAAGAGTTCCATGATTGCTAACTGGCCCCAAATCATTACAAACAGACTCACGGTTAAGGGGTTTATTGTATTGGACTTCAAGGACAGCTACCCTGAGGCGATTCAAGCAATTCTCAAGTGGATCAAAGAAGGCAAAGTTATAGCCAATGAATCATCATTTACAGTTGTGGATTTGACTTCTCCAGGggatttcaagaaaattcCAGAAACATGGGGGTTGCTTTTCTCCGATAAAAAGGGGCCAGGTAAGTTGCTTACCAAGATTGGATCGTCAAAGCTTTAA
- the QOR1 gene encoding quinone oxidoreductase (predicted quinone oxidoreductase similar to ScYML131W) produces the protein MSIPTSATKVVLKNAPTKEVNYEFGQPSSTFDVATEKLPELQDGQILVKILYLSNDPTQRTWMQKDQDLSRAYAPPILPGDAVKSLALAEVVASKSSKAAVGAVVSGRFEWADYAVASEASIFNIVDQSKGLPLPFYLSVLGMTSLTAYFGLTEVGQFKKPAEGEKGPIVAVSAASGATGSMVVKIAKHILGASKVIGISGSDEKCKYVESIGADYCANYHDPEWKEKLTKEIGQDYIDIYFDNVGGDILGFMLSKIKRFGRVVACGAISGYNDRELIKVPNWGEIITNSLTVQGFIVGNYLAKVPEAIAVLADGLTTGKLQVAESFHVEDLSEKEDKFEQIPQVWKLLFGNQKPNGKLITKIA, from the coding sequence ATGAGTATTCCCACCTCTGCCACCAAAGTTGTTTTAAAGAACGCTCCTACTAAGGAAGTCAACTACGAGTTCGGCCAACCATCTTCTACTTTCGATGTTGCTACCGAGAAGCTTCCAGAACTCCAGGATGGCCAGATTTTGGTAAAAATCTTGTATCTCTCCAATGACCCTACTCAAAGAACCTGGATGCAAAAGGATCAAGATTTGAGCAGAGCCTACGCTCCACCAATCTTGCCAGGTGATGCTGTCAAGTCATTGGCTTTGGCTGAAGTTGTtgcttccaagtcttccaaggCTGCTGTTGGTGCTGTTGTCTCCGGTAGATTTGAATGGGCTGATTATGCTGTTGCTAGCGAAGCACtgatcttcaacattgTAGACCAATCCAAGGGTTTGCCATTGCCATTCTACTTGTCTGTTCTCGGTATGACCTCTTTGACAGCCTACTTTGGTTTGactgaagttggtcaatTCAAGAAGCCAGCTGAAGGTGAGAAGGGTCCAATTGTTGCTGTATCAGCTGCTTCTGGAGCCACAGGCTCTATGGTTGTCAAGATTGCCAAGCACATCTTGGGTGCCTCAAAGGTCATTGGTATCTCTGGTTCCGACGAAAAGTGTAAGTATGTCGAAAGCATCGGTGCCGACTACTGCGCCAACTACCACGACCCAGAATGGAAGGAAAAGTTAACTAAAGAAATTGGCCAAGATTACATCGACATCTACTTCGACAACGTTGGAGGTGACATCTTGGGTTTCATGTtgtccaagatcaagagaTTCGGCCGTGTAGTAGCCTGTGGTGCCATTTCTGGCTACAATGACAGagaattgatcaaggtTCCAAACTGGGGTGAAATTATCACCAACAGTTTAACCGTCCAAGGTTTCATTGTTGGCAACTACCTTGCCAAGGTTCCTGAAGCCATCGCTGTTCTTGCTGACGGTCTCACCACCGGCAAACTCCAAGTTGCTGAATCATTCCATGTCGAAGACCTCAGTGAAAAGGAAGACAAGTTCGAGCAAATTCCACAGGTGTGGAAGCTTTTGTTTGGTAACCAAAAGCCAAACGGTAAGTTGATTACAAAGATCGCTTAA